ttgatctactcacatttgcatgttttcaaactgctgggttgacagaagctgggactaacagcggaagctcatgccactccctggattcgaacctgcaaccttttggttagcaagtttagcaggtcAGCTGTTtaccccactgcgccactgaggatTGAAGCAGCTGGTAAAACAGCTGGGGTGATGTCCATTCAAAACATGTTGACTACCCTATACTGTGAGTGGAGAGAGAATAATTTGCATTGAAACCAAGAAGAGGTGAAGAGAGATATGGAAAAGAGAAAACAGCAATGTGGGCCTTCAAAATAGGTGTGTGTATGCTCTTTGGGTTTTTGTTGGCATTTTTTTTGCATGTCCAGTTTCCCCAAGTAGCAGGAGGTTCAAAGGGCAGAAAGAAAGCACTCCTGATTTGCCCTGCTTTTGTAATGTCCGCTTTATTTACAAATGTAAAAAGAGAGTACAGGTATACCTCAATTAGCAAAGTAAATGTGTACCGGGGCATTACTCTTTAACAGAACATTTGGTGCCAGAGGCAGAAGTAACATTCGAAGAATAGGGATAGGTCCTTGCAGCACAAAAGTTAAGAGAAACTGAACTTGTTTCAGCAAATCTTTTGTCCAAATCTAACAATAAGCCCATGTGAAATCAAAGTATCAGTTTAGGGTAAGCCTTGCAGAAGTAGATAAAAACAGTCTGAATCTTCTAAAGAGCACACAAAAGTTTCTCCCAAAACCCATCTACCAGTAgttgttattttttctttctttcctcaacCTCCACTTTTCTGTTTTGGTGGCCAAATGTTTAAGAATCTATGATTTTTAATATGCTGGGTACACTGGTGATGCAGACTTATTTGAgctccctttccccctctgttttgctgttcacaTGTGCCTAAAGGGGTTCTGGAGGCAGGTGCTCTTTACCATGCCTATTGGACAGCAGCAGGCTACTTAGAGTAGAATCAGTTTCAGTAGTGGCTTATTCAAGCTTTACTGCAGGCACTATTGTAACCCAATATCAAAAGTCTCTGTCTCTGCCCCCAATGCTGCTAAAGAGCTTCCAGTGAAACAAAGAACAAGGCAGAAAGGGAGGTCTGAGTATGCAAAAGGACTCCataaaaagagttttaaaaaattGAGCTATGCCTGTATAAATAGAGGCAAATAAGACACTCACACAGGATGACTGCAACTCTACTCTTCATAGTATCACAATCATgactaaggcctcttccacacagctgtataaaatccacattgaactggattatatggcagtgtgcactcagatcatttagttcaaagcaaatcatggCAATATTACAATTATTGCCATGATTGTAATTCTCCCCTCAATCTGTTTTACTGGGCATCAGCTGCAAGGAGAGCCACTTTTCTGTTGACCAGAGCATGGTTGACTGGTATAATTGTaccttccatgtttccttttcaGATCTAGTTCCTACAGGCTGTTTGCAACCTTTCCTGCTTTTCTGTTTCATGTGAGCAAATGGCTTTGCTCATTTTGTTGCTCTGTAACATGACTTGTGTGGGTAGTGAAAGACCATGTACTCCAGAAGCAAAATGTCTTGCATCAGCCTgaccacatttttttttaaaaaatggaacaataATGAAGCATGATGATGTCCAATACCCACTTCATCTCCTCAATTTCATGGCTTGAGTCTAGATTCCCACCCTGAATTTCTCTTCAGTCTTTGACTCTCCAACAACCATATTTCCTTGGTTGCTTTTCAAATCATAGcgtgctctctctctctactgCCTGAACTCCTTAACTGACTGCACTCTTTTCTAGAACTGCCCCTGTTTCCACTGCTTCCAGGTTTTTCCTCTATTCATAGACATTTTGCCTCTGAGTATAACTAGTAACAGTAATTCTCCATGGACcaatcaagtttttttttaatttcatataAAAAGCATtacatacataagtataaaactgataaaatagaaggagcacaagtggctaaatattttttttaccaaaaactGGCAAtagcgaccgcattgtctgtagctttaaacaattcttcctctgtacatgaggcagggcattgtggacaagcatataggtgtggagttgtttgttctgttccagGTTAAAGTTAACAGTTGCCTCTCCACATTCAAGGTGTTgactttttgcagatttgatttaaaatgttctccctaggaatctctacagCCTCCACTGTGAGTTTATGATCACATTCTTGCCTGTATACTGGATGATCCCATGCACATATAGACGATAtaggatgttttcatgttttaccatccttgtgggaggcttctctcatgtccctgcatggggaattggagctgacagaggaagctcatctgcactctccccagattcgaacctctggcctgtcagtcttcagtcctgtcggcacaagggtttatcccattgcgccactgggggctcctaagtaATACATGATAACCTATGCAATAGGTTCAGTTGAAGCGTTTACTGGAGTACCTATATATTACCATAAGGTCAGCCACTGATCTGATCCtcaaaaacagtggttctcaaccggccttcaactcccagaaatcctaacagctggtgaactggctgggatttttgggagttgtaagccaaaatacctgggggcccacaggttgaaaactactgctCTAAAACCAGTAGATTTGGGGTGTTTCAAAATTGCCCAGGTATTaagattattatattttttttcttttgtcatgtcagggagCTATTGTAGGGATCCTGTTCAAAAGTCATGGATAATACAGTTTCATGGTAATAGTGGGGGTAGGGAAGAAGACAAAGTTGACGATGACATTCCTGAACAAGTCAGGTGTTGCTGCAAAGACGGCCTTATACAATAGTATCTAGGTCATGTTTCTGAGGCCTTCCATGGTCGGGCTAGTAGTCTCACCTGAATCCGTGAGGTTCTGGCTTATTGTGCCACAGCAGGGCAGTTTCCAATTGGCAGATTTCATATTGAAATAGTAAAGCAGTGGGTTAAGAGCACTGTTGATGCTCGCAAGGGCCATGACTGCTCGCTGGGCCGAACATGTGAAAGGCAGCAGTCCTGGGGTTGAGAGGACCCCAATCCGGCCCAGCGTATGCAGGATGTGGATGATGTGAAATGGCAGGAAGCAAAAGGTAAGCAGGCCGGTCACCATCAGGAGAGTGTGGAGAGCGTGCCTCCGTAGCGAGGAAGCCTGAACTGACTTATGTGTGAGATTTATGATGCGTCGGGCAATCACAACTGAACAGATGACAATGGTGACAAAGGGCACAAAGAAACCCAAGGCTGAAGAGGCAAAGACCATGGCTGCAAGTTCATTGCTCCATACACGAGTGGGGAAATTCTCCATGCAGGCAGTATTCCCATTTGGGAAGTGACGCGTCACAGTGCTTCTGGAAAAGAAGATCAGCAGCCCAATTGCTACCGCACACCAGATTGCCATGGAGAGTAGCACACGGTAGAAGGGCCACCGGAGGCGCAGGTAGCGGATAGGGTGGATGACTGCCATGTAACGCTCGAGGCAGATGCAGGCCAAGAAAAGGGTGCTGCTGAACATGTTGGCCAAGAAAAGAGCATTGGTGGCCTTACACAGGCCCTCACCGAAGGGCCAGTCATTGTGTCTAGCGTGATACACAGCTTGCAGGGGCAGTGACAGGGCAAACAGTAGGTCGATAACAATGAGATTGTAGATGAAGATCATGACAGGAGGGGCCTGGGCTCGGTTGATCCAGCAGCTCCACACGGCAACACTGTTCATACCCAAGCTCAGTACACAAACCAGACTGTAAGTGACTGGAAGCAGCAGGTGCTGGAACTCCGCTTCAGCAACACACTGCAGTTGTGTTGATTTGTTAAGATGAGAGTTTGGGGTTTCCATCAAAGGGGAAGTCTCTCCTGGAAGGTGTGTGGCATTTCCCCACATCTGGAAAGCAAACACATGATTTGTTTGTCAAATTAATCCAGTAAAGCCATTAGGAACCCTGTTTGTCGCAGgcaaccaggaagaaggagaggagaccGCCTTTTCCTTCCTGGTCATACAGGCACCTCTGCTGATATTAGCACAGGGTGCCATCAATGGCTAGGAGCTCTCACAGAGCAATGTGGCCATGTGGGTGTGGCAAAGGGGACACGGGTAGTAAGGTGACAGTTTAGTGGGGCTAATTGGCCCCACTTGCTGCTGTGGGTTGAGGACAGTGCATATGGCTGCCTCTGGGGCCAGTCTGAAGCATTTCCTCAGAGTAACTGGCCAATGCTGACAAGACCTTAAACGTGGTTCCCTGTATCGAGAAGCTGAACAGATCAAGGATTCAGAAGGATTCAGGACATTTTATTAGCCAGTTGCCTCAAGCAGAAGAAAATAAGATTTGCAATTGCCTTGAATTCCTTTTCATGCAAATAGTCCTGGTCTAATAAAAGGACTCAGTTGTGTGATTTAGGGCCCTATCTGTCTCTGTATAGGATATATTCTGTCCGTTCACTGGCATAAGCTGCTCCCTCATCCGACAaaatctatcccaccctcccccAACTACACTTGACAGCTCATTTCCTCTCTCGGTCATCACACCTCTCTGCTGAATTTTCCCATGGTTCTAACTTCAATCATCAAAAGGGATTCTATATATGTAAATCTATCCCAAAGGAATGCGTTAGTTGAACTGCTGCATTTTAACACACAATTTACTTGCTCTCTTGCTGTTGTCTCTTACTTGCTGAACTTGGAAGCACCACTTATGTAAGACATCAGGCCCTATTACACTACACTGTTATAACACAACTattccacattaactgctatggctgctccctgtggaattctgggatttgtagtttagtgaggccaagAGCCCTATGACTGAGAATTCTAAAGTCCTGCCCCGCTCCTTAAAGTTTACAGATTCTATACAGTgttatcatggcagttaaagtagaataattGCATAGACTCCAAAAACTTATACTTTAAGGAGGAGCGAGGCTTTAGaaattctcagccctagggctcTTGGGCctttctaaactacaaatcccagaatttcacaggaagcagccatagcagttaatgtggaGTAATAATGTTATAACATTGTATAGTGTGATACAGCCCCAAAGTCTTGCAAAGTTCAACATCCATTAGTGAGGGATGCAAAGCATGTATCCATGCTGTCCTGAATGCCACCAACTCTTTGCACCAGAAACCACCACATATGCCCAAAGTGACAAAACCTAGCAACCTATATCCTGCATACCTTCAGCACGTCAAttttccagagagatgactgcttCTTCATTAGTTCTGTGCTTCTGTGGAGAAATGAATATGTAGCAATTACCGAAGGAGGGCAGAATACTGTAGACGCCCTATCAGTCCGTCCCTGTTTCCTGTTTTGGCCTTGAATTGCACAGTGTTGCACTACATTTTATTTTGGGCATTCACCATGATAAGGTTCAAAATACTGGGGCTGTagttcaagcatgggcaaacttttaaacttgggggccgcatgatGGGCTGAAGCAGGGTggacaggcggggggggggggggttcccccaAGTCCTCTCcctgcccttcccttcccttcctcttctcttttggatcCCAAAGGATTAGCTTTGgttaggatgagatggtggatgggagagaaaaagtgtaaaCATTAGACCTCGTATTGCTTTCTCCtgatcttagagctggaagagacccccaagggccatccaatccaacccccttccatgcaggaaggcataatcaaagcactcccaatagacagcctctgtggaaaagcctccagagaaggagattccaccacactccctggcAGCCtacaccactctccaacagctcttactctcggaaagttcttcctaatccttttcagtcgaatctctttccctgccatttgaaacaattgctcccttgtctctagagcagcagaaagacaatttctctcctccttctcaatgggacagccttttaaatcttgaaacatggttctcatattccctctctaccttctcttctctcaggtaaacatcccccaggtggaaagaaaaagagaaggaagaaagggaggaagaggaggatgggtaGAAGGGAatgcagggagggaggggagggaagggagtgaaaggagaagaaaggaaaggcaaatgggaaggaaggtaagaaagaaggagaaagggagagagggaaggagggaggaaagagggaagaaaggaaggatgaaaggctggaatggaagaaaggagggagaaagagggaggtaaggaaggaagggaaaaaggaaagagaaaaggaaggaaagacaaaagtgaaggaaggagaaagagaaggaaggagggagggaggaaagaggaaaggaaggaaggacaaaggctGGGAATGAGGGatgaagaaagagggaggtaaggacggaagagaaggaggaaggaaggagaaggaaggaaagacaaaagtgagtaagaaagagagaagggaaggagagagggagaaagagggaggtaaggaaggaaggaaggaaggaaagggtgaaggaaggaaagagag
This genomic interval from Anolis sagrei isolate rAnoSag1 chromosome 2, rAnoSag1.mat, whole genome shotgun sequence contains the following:
- the LOC132766677 gene encoding lysophosphatidic acid receptor 6-like, with the protein product MKKQSSLWKIDVLKMWGNATHLPGETSPLMETPNSHLNKSTQLQCVAEAEFQHLLLPVTYSLVCVLSLGMNSVAVWSCWINRAQAPPVMIFIYNLIVIDLLFALSLPLQAVYHARHNDWPFGEGLCKATNALFLANMFSSTLFLACICLERYMAVIHPIRYLRLRWPFYRVLLSMAIWCAVAIGLLIFFSRSTVTRHFPNGNTACMENFPTRVWSNELAAMVFASSALGFFVPFVTIVICSVVIARRIINLTHKSVQASSLRRHALHTLLMVTGLLTFCFLPFHIIHILHTLGRIGVLSTPGLLPFTCSAQRAVMALASINSALNPLLYYFNMKSANWKLPCCGTISQNLTDSGETTSPTMEGLRNMT